A genome region from Campylobacter concisus includes the following:
- a CDS encoding radical SAM protein, translated as MNFTERIAPQIKHTDKISTIQVNLGKICNLACSHCHVEAGPKRTETMSKETLQAVLEAISAHKFSTLDVTGGAPEMNAHFRWFIDEAAKITPHIIVRTNLTILLENGYEDLPKFYADHGVELVASLPCYTEENVDKMRGRGVFDGSIEALKRLNALGYGKGGNLVLNLVYNPGGAFLPGDQAGLEADYKRELKSAFGVEFNHLFTITNVPIGRFRRSLEKSGKFEPYMQLLEANFNPNAAQNIMCRAQISVGYDGALYDCDFNQMQGLKAHGAKDIFELAKSGELGRQIVFRDYCYACTAGAGSSCCGTLA; from the coding sequence ATGAACTTCACAGAGCGTATAGCACCGCAGATCAAGCATACTGATAAAATTTCAACTATCCAAGTAAATCTAGGCAAGATATGCAACCTCGCCTGTTCGCACTGCCACGTCGAGGCTGGGCCAAAGCGCACGGAGACGATGAGCAAGGAGACTTTGCAGGCTGTTTTGGAGGCTATTAGCGCACATAAATTTAGCACTCTTGACGTCACTGGCGGCGCACCTGAGATGAACGCGCACTTTCGCTGGTTTATCGATGAGGCCGCTAAGATCACGCCTCACATCATCGTGCGAACAAATTTGACCATACTACTTGAAAATGGCTACGAGGATCTACCTAAATTTTACGCAGATCACGGCGTGGAGCTAGTCGCTAGTCTGCCTTGCTACACCGAAGAAAACGTCGATAAGATGCGCGGGCGAGGCGTATTTGATGGCTCCATAGAGGCGCTAAAGAGGCTAAATGCACTAGGATACGGAAAGGGCGGAAATTTGGTGCTAAATTTAGTCTATAACCCGGGCGGTGCATTTTTGCCAGGCGATCAAGCTGGGCTTGAAGCGGACTACAAAAGAGAGCTAAAAAGCGCTTTTGGTGTGGAATTTAATCATCTTTTTACAATCACGAACGTGCCGATTGGCAGATTTAGAAGATCGCTTGAAAAAAGCGGTAAATTTGAGCCCTATATGCAGCTTTTAGAAGCAAATTTTAACCCAAATGCTGCACAAAATATAATGTGTAGAGCGCAAATTTCAGTTGGATATGACGGAGCCCTTTATGATTGCGATTTTAACCAGATGCAGGGGCTTAAGGCGCACGGCGCAAAGGATATATTTGAGCTAGCTAAAAGCGGCGAGCTTGGTAGGCAGATTGTCTTTCGAGACTACTGCTACGCCTGTACAGCAGGTGCTGGGTCGAGCTGCTGCGGCACACTAGCCTAA
- a CDS encoding site-specific recombinase has product MNLGDSIIQSFVNSFMKVKLSKSIKEHSLLNKKMDVEFLNALNDYFKQSLIDGGLPQILIKDISNITNTAGALGSKNKENIGQTLLEKNILTLNYLVSKLEKSSVLFDDKREHCFLEDDSSDNLAKHAKPSSFDAKDIASFQENIKELEDSGCLPITDGQLKAMAQRISETVYAILDQKYGSTSNLKLVRTKNSHRSMEDIILDPNPPKNIKIKLDDDSSFSIFNPSAQVTQEYEIRQALQVASGSSNQFSALNLEDQKSLKDAFEIFETNTKRADKWSPDTQRLVTGVKKLLFLYFNEDTPVYRITRDNLLEFRDLLYKIPTKLAQKSRYKDKSLSQILKLGENDDKLSEPTIQKYMIRVIQFFNYCFDSGYISKSITAKMNVKIDIDPSERAVLPYEASEARKIFEIVTSIKQSGKSPSSRIEASELYYVTMIAAYSGMRIKEITQLHKEDIALKDGIYCFNINTNDGKTTKTKNSIRFVPIHSKLIDLGLLEYVNSKKSGNIFKVSNKDFSEIFRSQIQRKFIDKDSKKTFYSFRHYFIDYLVQREVEANLIAQIVGHEKQYKILLNTYAKPINANTLKAKVEMVSYDNE; this is encoded by the coding sequence ATGAATCTTGGTGATAGCATAATCCAATCTTTTGTAAATTCGTTTATGAAAGTAAAGCTTAGTAAGAGCATCAAAGAGCACTCTCTTCTTAATAAGAAGATGGATGTAGAATTTCTAAATGCGCTCAATGACTACTTTAAACAAAGTTTGATAGATGGCGGTCTGCCTCAAATTTTAATTAAGGATATAAGTAATATCACTAACACTGCTGGCGCTCTTGGTAGCAAGAATAAAGAGAACATAGGGCAAACTCTTTTAGAGAAAAACATACTAACACTTAACTATCTTGTATCAAAGCTTGAGAAGAGCAGTGTGCTCTTTGATGACAAGCGTGAGCACTGTTTCCTTGAAGATGATTCTAGTGATAACTTAGCCAAACATGCCAAACCTAGTTCGTTTGACGCTAAGGACATAGCTTCATTCCAAGAAAATATAAAAGAGCTTGAAGATAGCGGTTGTTTGCCTATTACGGATGGACAGCTTAAGGCTATGGCTCAGAGGATTAGCGAAACGGTTTATGCCATACTAGATCAAAAGTATGGCTCAACTTCAAATTTAAAGCTAGTAAGAACAAAGAATAGCCATAGAAGCATGGAAGATATCATATTGGATCCAAATCCACCAAAAAATATCAAGATAAAATTAGATGACGATAGTAGCTTTAGTATTTTTAATCCTAGCGCCCAAGTAACACAAGAGTATGAGATCAGGCAAGCATTGCAAGTGGCATCTGGCTCTAGCAATCAATTCTCAGCTTTAAATTTAGAAGATCAAAAGAGCTTAAAGGATGCATTCGAGATATTTGAGACAAACACTAAAAGAGCTGACAAGTGGTCGCCAGATACGCAAAGACTAGTTACTGGCGTAAAAAAGCTCTTATTTTTATACTTTAACGAAGATACGCCAGTTTATAGGATCACAAGAGATAACTTGCTTGAATTTAGAGATCTTCTTTATAAAATTCCAACTAAGCTAGCTCAAAAGAGCAGGTATAAAGATAAAAGTTTATCTCAGATACTTAAGCTAGGAGAAAATGACGATAAACTCTCTGAGCCTACTATCCAAAAATATATGATAAGGGTTATTCAGTTTTTTAACTACTGCTTTGATAGCGGCTATATAAGTAAAAGCATAACTGCAAAAATGAATGTCAAGATAGACATAGACCCTAGCGAAAGGGCAGTGCTTCCATACGAAGCATCAGAAGCTAGAAAGATCTTTGAGATAGTAACTAGTATCAAACAAAGTGGTAAATCACCAAGTTCAAGGATAGAGGCTAGTGAGCTCTACTACGTCACAATGATAGCTGCTTATAGTGGCATGAGGATAAAAGAGATCACACAGCTTCATAAGGAAGATATAGCTTTAAAAGATGGGATTTACTGCTTTAACATAAACACAAATGATGGTAAAACCACCAAGACCAAAAACAGCATTAGGTTTGTGCCTATTCATAGTAAGCTCATAGATCTAGGTCTGCTAGAATATGTTAATAGCAAGAAAAGCGGAAATATATTTAAGGTAAGCAATAAGGACTTCTCTGAAATTTTTAGAAGCCAGATCCAAAGAAAGTTTATAGACAAAGACTCTAAAAAGACCTTCTACTCTTTTAGGCACTACTTTATAGACTATCTAGTGCAACGCGAGGTAGAAGCTAACCTTATAGCCCAGATAGTAGGACATGAAAAGCAGTATAAAATTTTACTAAACACTTATGCCAAGCCTATTAATGCAAACACACTAAAGGCTAAAGTAGAGATGGTATCGTATGATAATGAGTAG
- a CDS encoding antitoxin codes for MQTIQANFTASISELKKSPAQILKQAGDNVVAILNHNVPSAYLVPSSVYEKMAEIIEEYHLSKAVDAALASGEKPVKVSLDEL; via the coding sequence ATGCAAACTATACAAGCAAATTTTACAGCTAGCATAAGTGAGCTAAAAAAGTCTCCAGCTCAAATTTTAAAACAAGCTGGAGATAATGTCGTAGCTATACTAAACCACAATGTCCCTAGTGCCTATCTAGTACCCAGCTCTGTCTATGAAAAAATGGCAGAGATAATAGAAGAGTATCATCTAAGTAAAGCAGTAGATGCTGCTCTAGCAAGTGGTGAAAAACCAGTAAAAGTAAGCTTAGATGAGCTATGA
- a CDS encoding addiction module toxin RelE — translation MSYELEFLPGALKEWQKLDNSIKVQFKKKLSERLENPKVAKDKLRGYEYVYKIKLRDVGYRLAYQVKDSEIVVLVLVVGKRENNEVYEMLKDKFN, via the coding sequence ATGAGCTATGAGTTAGAGTTCTTACCAGGCGCTTTAAAAGAGTGGCAAAAGCTAGACAATAGCATAAAAGTGCAGTTTAAAAAGAAGCTAAGTGAGCGTCTAGAAAACCCAAAGGTTGCCAAGGACAAGCTACGAGGCTACGAATATGTCTATAAGATCAAGTTAAGAGATGTCGGCTACCGCTTGGCATATCAGGTAAAAGATAGTGAGATAGTAGTGTTAGTGCTAGTTGTCGGCAAAAGAGAGAACAACGAAGTATACGAGATGCTAAAGGATAAATTTAACTAA
- a CDS encoding mobilization protein, whose product MLVKFLRTYTGGGLGSINYLLNERKAAGTARVIKGDENLTRAIIKGITYKQKTCFGVLSFEERHDFLTEEQKLKIIKDFEYALLGEYMLERTNVLWVEHSDKDGRLELNFLIPKIDLETDRSFNPYFAKYDQTRIDLIKKIINDEYGLSSPDDPAKEQTILSSKKNINHYKNLEELDQKLHDLVKQGYIKNRDHMIELLKQNGIEITRINKKGITIILPTKKTKNRLKGGIYDADFTSAQRLGELSQSSSRRIREFHDRNTQAECRENRRKLEELIAKRDRFNQERYVERTSKNNILASQGQIGDNLAISGYRTNFGNSNWLGSARNDIKGRSSLDDTKTMEIQPTYCGQDPEGVLHIDSKRQRDNREREQEIYINENGVEDDSIRESIARRERALDEDDRRRKEQARIRNNEFATRLREEARDITDKCDRANKESQELEQRLQRRLNGIFAATKRYVREFNILLGRKIRKFRRKIPKFERRIRELTDRAQDATRICREFIEEREYSQKASIYHHVGDVCKEKTQSLDMF is encoded by the coding sequence ATGCTAGTTAAATTTCTTCGTACTTATACTGGTGGTGGCCTTGGGAGCATAAATTATCTTTTAAATGAGAGAAAAGCTGCTGGAACAGCAAGAGTTATAAAAGGTGATGAAAATTTAACTAGAGCTATTATAAAAGGCATCACCTATAAACAAAAGACCTGTTTTGGTGTTTTATCATTTGAAGAGAGGCATGACTTTTTAACTGAAGAGCAAAAACTAAAAATTATTAAGGATTTTGAATATGCTCTTTTGGGTGAATATATGCTTGAACGTACAAATGTATTATGGGTAGAACACTCAGACAAGGATGGACGGCTTGAGTTAAATTTCCTTATCCCTAAGATAGATCTTGAAACAGACAGGTCATTTAATCCTTATTTTGCCAAATATGATCAAACGAGAATAGATCTAATCAAAAAGATCATTAACGATGAGTATGGACTATCAAGTCCAGATGATCCAGCAAAAGAGCAAACTATATTGTCTAGCAAGAAAAACATCAATCATTATAAAAATTTAGAAGAGCTAGACCAAAAGTTGCACGATCTGGTTAAGCAAGGCTATATTAAAAATAGAGACCACATGATTGAACTTCTTAAACAAAATGGTATCGAAATAACCAGGATCAACAAAAAAGGCATAACGATCATACTGCCTACTAAAAAAACAAAAAATCGTCTAAAAGGAGGAATATACGATGCAGACTTCACCAGTGCTCAAAGACTTGGAGAACTCAGCCAAAGCTCAAGCAGAAGAATTAGAGAATTCCATGATAGAAATACACAAGCAGAGTGCAGAGAAAATAGGCGAAAACTTGAGGAGCTTATTGCTAAAAGAGATAGATTTAATCAAGAAAGATATGTCGAAAGAACTTCAAAAAACAATATCCTTGCATCACAAGGACAGATCGGTGATAATCTCGCTATCAGCGGCTACCGCACTAATTTTGGGAATAGCAATTGGCTGGGTAGTGCACGCAATGATATTAAAGGAAGAAGTAGCTTGGACGATACCAAAACAATGGAGATACAGCCAACCTACTGCGGACAAGACCCAGAGGGAGTATTACATATCGATTCCAAAAGACAAAGAGATAATAGAGAACGAGAGCAGGAAATTTATATTAATGAAAATGGAGTAGAGGATGACAGCATTAGAGAAAGCATTGCTAGAAGAGAACGAGCGCTTGACGAAGACGATCGAAGACGAAAGGAGCAAGCACGAATTAGAAACAATGAATTTGCAACAAGACTGCGAGAAGAAGCTCGCGATATTACAGACAAATGTGACAGAGCTAACAAAGAAAGTCAAGAGCTTGAACAAAGATTGCAACGACGCCTTAACGGAATCTTTGCAGCAACAAAGAGATATGTACGAGAGTTCAATATCTTGCTTGGAAGAAAAATTAGAAAATTTAGAAGAAAAATTCCAAAATTTGAGAGAAGAATACGAGAGCTTACAGATAGAGCACAAGATGCTACAAGAATATGTAGAGAATTTATAGAGGAGCGTGAATACTCCCAAAAAGCCAGCATATATCACCATGTGGGTGATGTATGCAAGGAAAAAACTCAAAGTCTAGATATGTTTTAA
- a CDS encoding transposase, translated as MQKNNTETKTIKKIGKTTYEVVVHFNKNTTETMQDKLKRIMLREIESEKHQKNDKND; from the coding sequence ATGCAAAAAAATAATACAGAAACAAAAACAATAAAGAAGATTGGAAAAACTACCTATGAAGTTGTTGTACATTTTAATAAAAATACTACTGAAACAATGCAAGACAAATTGAAACGCATAATGCTTAGAGAAATTGAGAGTGAAAAACATCAAAAAAATGATAAAAATGATTAG